One Thermodesulfobacteriota bacterium DNA segment encodes these proteins:
- a CDS encoding D-alanyl-D-alanine carboxypeptidase — MRYRKALLSLLLVFTAAFGLVGGCNNGGGSNIPADIRAIFNKSFYNGAIWGLRVVDLETGEVLIDLKPNYPFFIGSVRKVFSVGELLNAIGADTHFVTPIYKQGEVDGSGVLDGNLILVASGDISMGGRTKANGQFAISNFDHNEANSLGNAVLTKPNPLKGYKAIAEQIAAAGITQVDDVVIDDRLFQPYPFRNEGNFAIRPIFVNDDCVDLIVNPASVGMEASVDWRPKSAAFTVQNDIVTSGPGTEFMLELDPEFPPCFGEPGCSGEISGQLPIDFIPPLTEEFPLIRTFRIVEPQNYARTVLIELLEDAGVTVLADTVALNPVAKLPPKDSYSQDDLVTTFVSFPYGDYARLILKVSYNIGADTSLLLWGLTAGVDNMDDALVEERESLTTVYGIPGDEFFFVDGSGGGDTTATNRVVTQWLEIMTDQQAFDTFFDALPILGVDGSLGFVTDFEQDPSLAGAKGQVHAKTGTFAAGDESGLVIKGQAFGGYIDTKSGRRLVYQLVVNDVPIVEFDQLLDIFQDEGTISAILWRDY, encoded by the coding sequence ATGAGATACAGGAAAGCATTACTATCACTTTTACTCGTCTTCACGGCCGCGTTCGGCCTCGTCGGAGGCTGCAATAACGGCGGAGGCTCGAACATCCCGGCCGACATCCGCGCGATATTCAACAAATCATTCTACAATGGAGCCATATGGGGGCTCCGCGTAGTTGACCTCGAAACAGGCGAAGTGCTCATCGACTTGAAACCAAATTACCCGTTCTTCATCGGCTCTGTCAGAAAGGTCTTTTCAGTCGGCGAGCTGCTCAATGCAATCGGAGCCGACACCCACTTCGTCACTCCGATATACAAACAAGGCGAAGTCGACGGCTCGGGGGTGCTCGACGGCAATCTCATCCTCGTCGCCTCGGGCGACATCTCGATGGGCGGCCGTACCAAGGCGAACGGGCAGTTCGCGATCAGCAACTTCGACCACAACGAGGCGAATTCCCTCGGGAACGCCGTGCTCACGAAACCCAACCCGCTCAAGGGATACAAGGCGATAGCCGAGCAGATAGCGGCAGCGGGCATCACGCAGGTGGACGACGTCGTCATCGACGACAGGCTCTTCCAGCCCTACCCCTTCAGGAACGAGGGCAATTTCGCGATCAGGCCGATATTCGTGAACGACGACTGCGTCGACCTGATTGTTAATCCGGCCTCGGTCGGAATGGAAGCGTCCGTCGACTGGCGTCCCAAATCCGCCGCATTCACCGTGCAGAATGATATAGTCACGAGCGGCCCGGGAACAGAGTTCATGCTCGAACTCGACCCGGAATTCCCCCCGTGCTTCGGCGAGCCCGGCTGCTCGGGAGAGATTTCGGGACAGCTCCCTATCGATTTCATACCGCCCCTCACGGAAGAGTTCCCGCTCATAAGAACCTTCAGAATAGTCGAGCCTCAGAACTACGCGCGCACCGTGCTTATCGAATTGCTGGAAGACGCGGGCGTCACTGTGCTCGCCGACACCGTGGCCCTGAACCCCGTCGCGAAGCTCCCGCCCAAGGATTCGTACTCGCAGGACGACCTCGTAACGACCTTCGTTTCGTTTCCGTATGGTGACTACGCGAGGCTAATCCTGAAAGTGAGCTACAACATCGGCGCGGACACAAGCCTCCTCCTCTGGGGACTCACTGCCGGTGTAGATAACATGGACGACGCGCTCGTCGAGGAAAGGGAATCTCTCACCACGGTTTACGGCATACCCGGCGACGAGTTTTTCTTCGTCGACGGGAGCGGAGGCGGCGATACAACCGCGACCAACCGTGTAGTGACCCAATGGCTTGAAATTATGACCGACCAGCAGGCGTTCGACACTTTCTTCGACGCGCTCCCGATACTCGGAGTGGACGGCTCCCTCGGGTTCGTGACCGATTTCGAGCAGGACCCCTCGCTTGCGGGCGCAAAGGGACAGGTCCACGCGAAGACCGGCACGTTCGCCGCGGGCGACGAGTCGGGCCTCGTGATCAAGGGGCAGGCGTTCGGGGGTTATATCGACACGAAGAGCGGCAGACGTCTCGTCTACCAGCTCGTCGTCAACGACGTCCCCATAGTCGAATTCGATCAGCTGCTCGACATATTCCAGGACGAGGGCACGATCTCCGCGATCCTCTGGCGGGATTATTAA
- a CDS encoding alpha/beta fold hydrolase yields MPGIKDETFGGAYPFTSRFFSAGGLDLHYVDEGGGEPVLMLHGDPTWGYLWRRFIPALSRKRRVIVPDHMGMGKSDAPAEPYPYLLRHHITNLESLVLSLGLSDITLVVHDWGGPVGLGFAARRPELIKRLVLTNTWAFAEWPGAPFPKLIEMIRSPRGEQFVLEKNGYAARALTGTVNYPEKLTPEVMSAYLAPFPTPESRRALLCWSRDIPVAEGDASWDEMKRIEDSLPLFGNIPILIVWGMLDPVLPPQVLEMWKRVYPRARVVEIPDASHFLQEDAPGEVLAAIEEFLAGSI; encoded by the coding sequence ATGCCCGGAATAAAAGACGAAACGTTCGGCGGCGCGTATCCCTTCACCTCCCGCTTCTTCAGCGCGGGCGGTCTCGACTTGCATTACGTAGACGAGGGTGGAGGCGAGCCCGTCCTCATGCTCCACGGCGACCCGACGTGGGGCTACCTGTGGCGTAGATTCATCCCGGCGCTGTCGCGGAAAAGGAGGGTCATAGTCCCCGACCACATGGGCATGGGCAAATCGGACGCGCCCGCGGAACCGTATCCTTATCTCCTCCGCCACCACATAACGAACCTCGAATCGCTCGTCCTCTCTCTCGGTCTCTCGGACATAACGCTCGTAGTGCACGACTGGGGCGGCCCAGTGGGCTTAGGCTTCGCAGCGAGACGACCGGAGCTGATTAAGCGCCTCGTGCTCACGAACACCTGGGCGTTCGCAGAGTGGCCGGGCGCGCCCTTCCCGAAATTGATAGAGATGATACGCTCCCCCCGCGGCGAGCAGTTCGTATTGGAGAAGAACGGATACGCCGCGCGCGCGTTAACGGGCACAGTGAACTACCCTGAGAAGCTGACGCCGGAGGTTATGTCCGCGTATCTGGCGCCATTCCCCACGCCGGAATCGAGGAGAGCTCTACTCTGCTGGTCCCGCGACATCCCGGTCGCCGAAGGGGACGCGTCGTGGGACGAGATGAAGCGTATCGAGGACAGCCTGCCGCTATTCGGCAATATCCCCATTCTCATCGTCTGGGGCATGCTCGACCCCGTGCTCCCGCCCCAGGTTCTGGAAATGTGGAAACGCGTATATCCCCGCGCGCGAGTCGTCGAAATACCCGACGCCTCCCACTTCCTCCAGGAAGACGCCCCCGGGGAAGTGCTCGCAGCGATCGAGGAATTTTTGGCGGGGTCAATTTGA
- a CDS encoding IPTL-CTERM sorting domain-containing protein, whose amino-acid sequence MISKTINQKLIVKLYLIVISVFLFSAPSALAQVTFTTDDAVFFAQNPNLAFQDFESGNVAPGGNTSCSQTINENTNDACFSPGDILPGIEFTALLNVLVIVGPGFNNNPFVVLVPNIPPDSLDITFPGNTVNAVGVDLGCLVESLGPCSDTVFVQVFGEGDVLIGSTSVAVTSLFDSFLGIQSAEPITRINVSNAVLERFEGIDGIAFGFTEFATNIPTLSEWGMISAAVGLGLAGVWFAVRRRKVRAI is encoded by the coding sequence GTGATATCCAAAACCATTAACCAAAAGCTAATTGTAAAGCTGTATCTCATTGTAATCTCAGTATTTTTATTTTCTGCACCCTCAGCTTTAGCGCAGGTCACGTTCACGACCGACGACGCGGTGTTCTTCGCGCAGAATCCGAATCTGGCTTTTCAGGACTTCGAGAGCGGAAACGTTGCGCCTGGTGGCAACACCTCTTGCTCCCAGACTATAAACGAGAATACGAACGACGCGTGCTTTTCGCCGGGGGATATACTGCCAGGGATCGAGTTCACTGCCTTATTAAATGTTTTAGTCATTGTGGGACCGGGCTTCAACAACAATCCTTTCGTTGTTCTCGTTCCCAACATCCCTCCGGATTCTCTGGATATAACATTCCCGGGCAATACAGTGAACGCCGTAGGGGTGGATCTGGGCTGCCTTGTCGAAAGCCTGGGTCCCTGCAGCGACACTGTATTTGTTCAGGTATTCGGCGAGGGTGACGTGCTGATCGGCTCTACTTCTGTTGCAGTTACGAGTCTCTTCGATAGTTTCCTGGGTATCCAATCGGCTGAGCCCATAACGAGGATAAATGTTTCAAACGCGGTTCTGGAACGTTTCGAGGGCATAGACGGGATCGCCTTCGGCTTTACGGAATTTGCTACCAACATTCCCACGCTCAGCGAGTGGGGGATGATATCCGCCGCCGTCGGATTGGGATTGGCGGGAGTGTGGTTTGCGGTGAGGAGGAGAAAGGTAAGAGCTATATGA
- a CDS encoding protein tyrosine phosphatase family protein, with the protein MHRIKNYVRVSDDIATSGQPAREDFAGIADAGYAAVVNLATGTSPDAIPDEGQAVSAEGMTYYHIPVAWTAPELSDLDRFFSVMDSLRGKKVWIHCVVNMRASAFVYLYRLIELGVPEDEARAPMDEVWEPDGIWRAFIERAKESYAAGR; encoded by the coding sequence ATGCACCGTATCAAGAACTACGTCCGTGTTAGCGATGATATAGCCACGTCGGGACAGCCGGCGCGGGAGGACTTCGCCGGAATAGCGGACGCGGGTTATGCGGCCGTCGTCAACCTCGCGACGGGCACGTCGCCTGACGCGATACCCGACGAAGGGCAGGCAGTTTCCGCTGAAGGGATGACGTATTACCACATACCGGTCGCGTGGACCGCTCCCGAATTATCGGACCTCGACCGCTTCTTCTCCGTCATGGACTCGCTCCGCGGAAAGAAGGTGTGGATTCACTGCGTCGTCAACATGCGGGCGTCCGCGTTCGTTTACCTCTACAGGCTCATCGAGCTCGGGGTGCCGGAGGATGAGGCGAGGGCCCCGATGGACGAGGTGTGGGAGCCTGACGGGATATGGCGGGCGTTCATCGAGCGGGCGAAGGAGAGTTATGCTGCGGGGCGGTAG
- a CDS encoding IPTL-CTERM sorting domain-containing protein, with translation MFKLTCCTSVAKIYLILLTMFIFSVTPALAQVNFTFDEAEFLAQNPNLQFQNFLGTFVAPGDLLVCDDVVDSSTNDDCFTPGQILPGLVFQAKPQGLGPAEIILVGSDFFGNANPTNALIANQFGSGLDILFLTPDTNAVGITAGCLLEFEPCTPRNMSVSVFGENGLIGTTNLLVSDAFDSFLGITSTEPIVEILLDNEIPMSGDFQNGLLDLRFGTRVLEINIPTLSEWGMIAAAGGLGLAGVWFAVRKRKRSTMQDA, from the coding sequence ATGTTTAAGCTGACGTGCTGCACCTCGGTTGCAAAGATCTATTTAATCCTTTTGACCATGTTCATTTTTTCCGTAACTCCAGCGCTCGCACAGGTGAATTTTACATTCGATGAAGCGGAGTTCCTGGCCCAGAATCCGAACCTGCAATTCCAGAATTTCCTCGGTACGTTCGTAGCGCCGGGGGATTTGCTGGTGTGTGATGATGTTGTGGACTCATCAACAAACGATGATTGTTTCACACCCGGGCAGATTCTCCCAGGCCTGGTATTCCAGGCAAAACCCCAAGGTCTCGGGCCTGCCGAGATAATACTCGTCGGCTCCGATTTTTTTGGTAATGCCAACCCGACGAATGCCCTGATAGCGAACCAGTTCGGCTCGGGCCTCGATATTCTCTTTTTAACGCCGGATACCAACGCTGTCGGAATTACCGCCGGATGCCTGCTCGAGTTCGAACCGTGCACACCGAGGAATATGTCCGTATCGGTATTCGGTGAAAACGGACTCATCGGCACAACAAACCTGCTCGTATCCGACGCATTCGACTCGTTCCTGGGTATTACGTCGACTGAGCCTATTGTGGAGATATTACTGGATAATGAAATACCTATGTCCGGTGATTTCCAGAACGGGTTGCTTGATTTAAGATTCGGAACCAGGGTTCTAGAGATAAATATTCCCACGCTCAGCGAATGGGGGATGATTGCGGCGGCGGGGGGATTGGGATTGGCGGGAGTGTGGTTTGCGGTGAGGAAGAGGAAAAGATCCACGATGCAGGATGCATGA
- a CDS encoding Fic family protein has protein sequence MMERNKLPKIPELLPPKIDYSKIFRELGQANKAVGELQGVLTNIPNKFLLIDPMLTNEAVTSSKIEGTQASLEEIYKYEASKKQIEGIEKEQDIKEVLNYRKALKYSIDKIEKEGQPIGENFIKEIHSMLLDSTRGEKKDRGNLRRIQVFVGRRGATIDEANYIPPPPTDLPRLLSNWENYVNMNKDEDPLVIAAVSHYQFEAIHPFMDGSGRIGRILIPIILFQKKYLNYPYLYMSEYFEHKRDNYIFWLQQMDENKIWEDWINFFLRSVTIQAIGSKIKALNMLILYHEKKEVIGSMNSKYAMNLLDILFSNPMVSFKTLKKLMDAKSNQTIYNLLDKFVKGGILSEIGEEKRNSLYAFQELLDTVKTSSFSEKDELPSIGETPSGS, from the coding sequence ATGATGGAAAGAAATAAGCTTCCGAAGATACCTGAACTTCTACCGCCAAAGATCGACTATAGCAAGATATTTAGAGAATTGGGTCAGGCAAATAAGGCTGTGGGTGAACTTCAGGGAGTTCTGACGAACATTCCAAATAAATTTTTGTTAATTGACCCAATGTTAACGAATGAAGCAGTTACCAGTTCAAAAATTGAGGGGACTCAGGCAAGTCTAGAAGAAATATATAAGTATGAAGCTTCAAAAAAGCAAATTGAAGGAATCGAAAAAGAACAAGATATAAAAGAAGTATTGAACTATAGGAAAGCTTTAAAGTACTCAATTGATAAAATAGAAAAAGAGGGTCAACCAATAGGCGAAAATTTCATCAAGGAAATACATTCCATGCTGTTAGATTCTACTAGAGGAGAAAAAAAGGACAGGGGGAATTTGAGGAGAATTCAGGTGTTCGTAGGAAGACGTGGAGCGACTATTGATGAGGCGAACTATATTCCACCGCCTCCAACGGATCTTCCTCGCTTGCTGAGTAATTGGGAAAACTATGTGAATATGAATAAAGATGAAGATCCGCTGGTGATTGCTGCAGTCTCTCATTATCAGTTCGAGGCGATACATCCGTTTATGGACGGGAGCGGAAGGATAGGGAGAATACTAATTCCAATCATTTTATTTCAGAAGAAATACTTGAACTATCCTTACTTATATATGAGTGAATATTTTGAGCATAAAAGGGATAATTATATTTTTTGGCTTCAACAGATGGATGAGAACAAGATTTGGGAAGATTGGATAAATTTTTTTCTTCGCTCAGTCACGATTCAAGCTATTGGCAGCAAAATAAAAGCCCTCAATATGCTAATCCTTTATCATGAGAAAAAGGAAGTAATAGGATCCATGAATTCGAAGTATGCGATGAACTTGTTAGACATATTATTTTCGAATCCCATGGTTTCATTCAAAACTTTAAAAAAATTGATGGATGCAAAGAGTAATCAGACGATTTATAATCTATTGGACAAATTTGTAAAAGGAGGGATTCTCAGCGAAATTGGTGAAGAAAAAAGAAATTCGCTCTATGCTTTTCAGGAACTTCTTGATACTGTGAAGACTTCGAGTTTTTCTGAAAAGGATGAGTTGCCTAGTATTGGGGAAACACCTTCCGGAAGCTGA
- a CDS encoding SOS response-associated peptidase: protein MCGRFVRKGDKDLLEERFGCDARGILLAPGYNIAPSQDCPVVTVEGDRRVLGLMRWGLVPAWAEDAKIGYRMINARGETVAEKQSFKTLLRKSRCLVPASGFYEWKKQKGGGKTPYFFGLRGGAPFAFAGLWTVWHAGREDEIRSFTIVTTSANELMAPVHDRMPVILHEKDEARWLDPEIGKPGDLLPLLVPYPSGEMECWEVSPYVNSYKNQGEECIRPLSSEEKNRSS, encoded by the coding sequence ATGTGCGGAAGGTTCGTGCGGAAGGGCGACAAAGACCTCCTCGAAGAAAGGTTCGGGTGCGACGCCCGGGGCATTCTGTTAGCGCCCGGGTATAACATCGCGCCTTCGCAGGACTGCCCGGTCGTCACGGTCGAGGGCGACAGGCGCGTGCTCGGCCTCATGCGCTGGGGGCTCGTCCCCGCGTGGGCCGAGGACGCGAAGATCGGGTACAGGATGATAAACGCGCGCGGAGAGACCGTGGCCGAGAAACAGAGCTTCAAGACGCTGCTCAGGAAGTCCCGCTGCCTGGTCCCGGCCTCCGGGTTTTACGAATGGAAGAAGCAGAAGGGCGGCGGGAAGACGCCCTACTTCTTCGGGCTCAGGGGCGGCGCGCCGTTCGCTTTCGCCGGTCTCTGGACCGTGTGGCATGCGGGCAGGGAGGACGAGATCCGCTCGTTCACCATCGTCACCACGTCGGCTAACGAGCTCATGGCCCCTGTACACGACAGGATGCCCGTGATACTGCATGAGAAGGACGAGGCGCGCTGGCTCGACCCGGAGATCGGCAAGCCCGGCGACCTGCTCCCGCTCCTCGTTCCCTATCCGTCCGGCGAAATGGAATGCTGGGAAGTCTCCCCGTACGTGAATTCATACAAGAACCAGGGCGAGGAGTGCATCAGGCCGTTAAGCAGTGAAGAAAAAAACCGTTCGTCCTAA
- a CDS encoding nuclear transport factor 2 family protein, with protein sequence MDNELMEHLTALERTRAKAWLERDPALLASLLDDDFVEVNYVGRLTGGEILNDLFPSLVLNKFDMDGFRLLAFSDSLAVLSYRADEEISYKGNDIAGTFHVTSIYRKSGGKWLLLVWQITPYIPDKG encoded by the coding sequence ATGGACAATGAGCTCATGGAGCATCTCACAGCGCTCGAAAGGACACGTGCGAAGGCGTGGCTCGAGCGCGACCCCGCATTGCTCGCGAGCCTCCTCGACGACGACTTCGTGGAGGTGAACTACGTCGGGAGGCTCACGGGCGGGGAGATTTTGAACGACCTCTTCCCTTCCCTCGTGCTGAATAAGTTCGACATGGACGGCTTCAGGCTGCTCGCGTTCTCGGACTCCCTCGCGGTTCTCTCCTACCGCGCGGACGAGGAGATCAGTTACAAAGGCAACGACATTGCAGGAACCTTCCACGTCACGTCTATATACAGGAAGAGCGGCGGGAAATGGCTCCTCCTCGTCTGGCAGATCACGCCGTACATTCCGGACAAGGGCTGA
- a CDS encoding IPTL-CTERM sorting domain-containing protein, producing the protein MARTIALYLCLLFSPLFTVFSAYAQPVAYIGSNNNNYVSIVDVPTNQIVYIFRLQNGSSADTSDVSSDSRFIYYGGNTVTAIDTSDASIAGAVAVGNAGSNGIAVSPDGSTVYVTSSITDTLTVIRTSDFTVIDSIPMGAGPDNLDFTPDGTKAYVADQVENAVYVIDTASVTISDVIPVPGGSLVRNVTVAPNGQFVYVASTGSNIVTVIDTLTDTVIDTVTVGSSPRNIAFTPDSALAYVANGNSSDVSVIRTSDHTTVDTIPTGQDTPHGADITPDGQFAYITAIFSDDVAVIRTSDNEVIDTISGGQLDGLVDNGTFIVNAPAPSKSIPTLGEWGMMVMVAILGLAGFITLRKRMKMRAV; encoded by the coding sequence ATGGCAAGAACAATAGCGTTATACCTTTGCTTATTATTTTCACCCCTGTTTACCGTTTTCTCCGCATATGCCCAGCCCGTCGCGTACATCGGCAGCAACAACAATAACTACGTATCGATCGTGGACGTGCCCACGAACCAGATTGTCTATATATTCCGCCTGCAGAACGGCTCGAGCGCGGACACCTCGGACGTATCCTCGGACAGCAGATTTATCTACTACGGCGGGAATACCGTGACCGCAATCGACACGTCGGACGCTAGCATCGCCGGCGCGGTCGCTGTAGGCAACGCGGGCTCTAACGGCATCGCCGTTTCGCCCGACGGGTCCACGGTCTACGTCACGAGCTCCATAACGGACACTCTCACGGTAATAAGGACTTCGGACTTCACGGTAATCGACTCGATACCCATGGGCGCAGGCCCCGACAACCTCGACTTCACCCCCGACGGGACGAAGGCTTACGTCGCGGACCAGGTCGAGAATGCGGTATACGTGATAGACACGGCGTCCGTCACAATATCGGACGTCATCCCGGTCCCCGGCGGCTCACTCGTCAGGAACGTCACGGTCGCGCCAAACGGCCAATTCGTCTACGTCGCCTCCACGGGAAGCAACATAGTGACCGTGATCGACACGCTGACCGATACCGTTATCGACACCGTAACTGTCGGCAGCAGCCCGAGGAACATCGCTTTCACGCCCGACAGCGCGTTGGCATACGTCGCGAACGGTAACAGCAGCGACGTGTCCGTCATCAGGACCTCCGACCATACCACCGTCGATACGATCCCGACTGGACAGGACACCCCGCACGGAGCGGACATTACGCCCGACGGTCAGTTCGCCTACATCACCGCGATTTTCAGCGACGACGTGGCGGTGATAAGGACTTCTGACAACGAAGTGATAGATACGATATCCGGCGGACAGCTCGACGGCCTCGTCGATAACGGGACGTTCATAGTGAATGCCCCCGCGCCGTCAAAGAGCATTCCGACCCTCGGGGAATGGGGCATGATGGTTATGGTCGCGATTCTGGGCCTGGCCGGGTTTATCACGCTCAGAAAACGAATGAAGATGCGCGCAGTCTGA